The DNA window ATTTTGCTTAAAAGACAACAAGCATAGGACACCACAAAGGCATTCATTTCAAACTTTGCAGCTGtggttttgaaaagaaaaaaacagaacaggccAGTGACTGCTGTTTTCAAGTATTCGGCAATCAATCCTTTAGAAAAAGCCAGGATCCTTAAACTCTTCCATAGGAAGGTTGAAGCACCACTAGCACACCCTCCCCTTCCCCCCTGCATTTACAATTAGGCTACACAATATTTTGGCAAGCAATTTCCATCAAGTCACCTAGCTTAAAACAGTGGGGTTgcattaaaactaaaaacatgaaacaactaagaatattaaaatatcacCTACCATTGAAATCCTCTATTGCCAGCCATCTATGATGTACATCATTAGCATGAAAGGTAAAATCGTTTGTTAGGGTGTCAGGCAATATAATGAACTGAGCATGTCCTGTGGAAGCCTTTGAAATAAGTACAGAGATGACAACTATACAAAATGATCTTTTACCTACTGAGTTGACGATTATGATTCCTCAGTGTCTGTTTTCACTAGCTCAGGATCAGTCTTGGCTTCTGCCTTCGGCCCAGTCTGTCCACTGTTAATGACCACAGCCGGGGAGGCGGACCTCTCCAGGGGTTCGTCTCTCGGGGGCCTGTCCCGTGGGCAGACTGGCACAGGTATGGGAGTAGGAGATGAGGAGGGAATGAGAAAGGAGGGAGTGAGCTCTGGCTCAGAGTGCCTGTGCTCCACTTCAGGCTTACAGTCCTTCTCCTGAGCATTAAAACTAAAGGCCTGCTTTTGCTCCTGGCCACCTGCAGTCTGTTGTGGGGCGCCGGGCGATGGGGGCAGACCCTGCAGGGGGGGCTTGGTGTCCGGCTGCGACTCGGCCTGCCGTAGCTCCGGATGCTGCAGCAGGGCTTTGGGCTGCGGTTCGGGCTGGGCGGGGGGCTGGCCCAGCAGGGACGTGGGCAGGGGCAGTAGCGGCTGGGACTGTGGCTTgggcagagggaggaggggctgaGACTGCGGCGTCAGAGGCGTCCAGCCGCTGGCCCGCTCCcggtctctctccttctccttgtcGTTGTCCCgctccctgtccctctcccGCTCTCGATCCCTCTCCCTTTCCcgctctcgttctctctcgcgGTCCCGGTTCCGATCTCGGCCACGGTCTCGGTCCCGTTCCCGCTCCCTCTCGCGGTCACGCTCCCGGCTGTGCCGGTTGCCGTTCACCTCCCTGCGGAAGTCCCTGTCGTCCCGGTCCTTCTGCCTCTCCCAGGGTCGACGCCGGTCATCGAAGTCCTGGTGCATGTTGGCACTGAACAgggacccaccacctcctccacgGTTCCAGGCTGTGCCTCCGCCCCCCGAAGCTACCCCGCTGCGCATGTCGAAGCGGTTCTGAAAGCTGGGATTGGACCGCTCATCCTGGAAGCCCTTGTGGCCTCCGGTGGACATACCTCTCGTGTCACGCTCGTCGAAGTCCCCCCGGGGAGGGCCCCAGCGAGACTCGGCCCTGAAGCCGCCTGGCAGGGGATCCCTCCTTCCCGCGCTCTCTCTGGCCTCCGTCTGCATGGCCGCCCGGGGTGGCCTCTCCAGCAGAGGTGGTCTGACCGGGGCGGGCTCCGTGCGCATCTCCAGCGGAGGGGTCTTCAGCAAGCCCGTGCTCTGTTTCTCCGGTGGCGGGAAGCGGTAGTCCTGATCTCCCTCTTGCTGGCCTCCGGCATCTGAGCTGGGCGGCGTCTCGTTGTGTCCTTTGTCCAGGCCGTCTGTGACGCCAGCCGTGGGGTTGGGGGTCCTGGCGAAGGCGCCGTCCGTGCGATTGAAGTGCTCCACCTGAGAGAAGGGCGCCCGAGCGCGGGCCTGGGCCTGGAGCGAGGCGTCCAGGAGGCTGTTGGCCTGCTGAGCCAGGCCCTGCTGCATGAGGAGCGGGAAGCGGGCGGCAGCTCCCTGGAGGAGGCTGGGTCGCAGGTCGAGGGACAGCAGGCCAGGCATCCTCTGCCCTGTGAGCGGGTGAGAGAGGGACGCCGAGGGGTGCATGCCCAGAAGACCCATCCCACTGCGCACGGCATTCTGCATCcctgctgagagagaggagaggctggGTTCAGTCCCAAGAGAAGCACCTCTGAAGCAGGACCACCGAGAACACatgaagcagacagagaaggCGAACCGAACCAGCTGGAGTATTAGCTTCTGGAGTCACCTGAAGTTATGCACTTGTCTAAAACACTCAGCCGGTGCCAGAACACACCACGTGAAATTAAAACGACAGATGGcatcacatttaattaaatgtataattaaactAAATTAAGGTCTGTCTTCTGCACACCTCCTAAATGACAAGAATTAAACGATGTAATTTAGGCAATTAAGATTCATGAGGTTTTTAATACAtgcaaagaaaaagcaaagcaatTTCTACAATAGTAAGAACCAAAGCTGTGAAGCATGTGTGAAGTCCTCACCCTGTAGTGTTATTTCTGCAGGTGTGTCTATGCTCTCTGTGGGTGGAGTGGCCTTGTCTGCATTGGCCTGCTGCGGCTGGGCTCCCACAGCGTTGAAGACTCCGGCCCCGGGGATGGTTGAAGACATGAAGCTGGCTGGAATAGCGTTCGCTGAAGGGATTATGGCCGCAAACGTGGAGTCCTTGTTACCTTCCTGCGCTGCAGACATTGAAGGTTGCACTAGAGCTGGTAGAGAAGGATGAAGCAAATGCAACCATTTAAGAATCAGAAAACCGACAAGATGAAACAACGGGATTTATGTTCCCACAACCACCAACCACTGTCTATGCAGGCAAATGAGGTGATGTTTCAGGTGATGTTTAACCTACGCGCTTGGGCTGAGGCCAGGCCTGTTCCCACGGCTGACTGCGCAACCCCTGGAGTAGTCATGAAACCTGAGGACGGAGAACATGCTGATTAATAAACGTCTAAATTTAAACCCTTAACAGGTTGCTTGCTGGGGAACCGTGAAATTAGCTCCTACCTGGAGGGGGCTGTGAGGCATTGAATCCAGCCCTCAGGAAGGGAGGTGGAGGCCCAAAACCTGGCGGGGGCATTGCCATGGTGACAGGATAGGTGGGCGGCACCAGGCCTACAGCAGGCACAGTCTGTGCCACTGGGATCTTATAAGGAGAAGCACATGGTACTCTTGACACTGGAGCATGCAGACTgcaaaactacattttaaaattcagcaGTCAGTGATGCAGAAATAttctaaaactttttaaaagacTCCTAGTGGATAAAACTGAACTTTGCATTGCATAACTCTTGCTCTAAATTTTCTCCACCATACCAAGTCTCATCCCAGCTGGATCTGGAAGGGTAAGGCTAAGGACATGCCTCTTTCA is part of the Electrophorus electricus isolate fEleEle1 chromosome 13, fEleEle1.pri, whole genome shotgun sequence genome and encodes:
- the scaf8 gene encoding SR-related and CTD-associated factor 8 isoform X2, which produces MEAVKAFNGELYSLNEYKPPISKAKMTQITKSAIKAIKFYKHVVQSVEKFIQKCKPEYKVPGLYVIDSIVRQSRHQFGQEKDVFAPRFSKNIIATFQNLYRCPSDDKSKIVRVLNLWQKNSVFKSDIIQPLLDMAAGLPPPSVTPVTASSAVPVNNATPGTPATPATPANIVPSLPDWASQISNSDTMAAVAQILQSPQGQQLQQLVQSLQLQQQKPQPSLLQALDAGLVVQLQALTAQLTAAAAANTLNPLEQRVSSFNKKLLGQFDFGSESEPSEDTKSDAAPSQLPMVSESINSSLFHQLAEQLQQQNLEQFQKQILEHQQHQQKSIALESQESIFGPENSAPPAQSSVPAQLPEQEAKLDDSIDNQQQDMELDEGQDTVDEEMFESEEKKTSGTRSRTHSRSRSRSPKRRRSRSRSGSRKRKHRKRSRSRSRDRKRKSSRSYSSERRAREREKERQKKGLPPIRSKVLSVCSTTLWVGQVDKKATQQDLTNLFEEFGQIESINMIPPRGCAYICMVHRQDAYRARQKLSTGSFKIGSKVIKIAWALNKGVKQEYKQFWDVDLGVTYIPWEKVKLDDLDGFAEGGMIDQETVNSEWEAQRNTEAVKETQAQPAAAEATAVSSSQSEAFTQQVTMMPVQIPVAQTVPAVGLVPPTYPVTMAMPPPGFGPPPPFLRAGFNASQPPPGFMTTPGVAQSAVGTGLASAQAPLVQPSMSAAQEGNKDSTFAAIIPSANAIPASFMSSTIPGAGVFNAVGAQPQQANADKATPPTESIDTPAEITLQGMQNAVRSGMGLLGMHPSASLSHPLTGQRMPGLLSLDLRPSLLQGAAARFPLLMQQGLAQQANSLLDASLQAQARARAPFSQVEHFNRTDGAFARTPNPTAGVTDGLDKGHNETPPSSDAGGQQEGDQDYRFPPPEKQSTGLLKTPPLEMRTEPAPVRPPLLERPPRAAMQTEARESAGRRDPLPGGFRAESRWGPPRGDFDERDTRGMSTGGHKGFQDERSNPSFQNRFDMRSGVASGGGGTAWNRGGGGGSLFSANMHQDFDDRRRPWERQKDRDDRDFRREVNGNRHSRERDRERERERDRDRGRDRNRDRERERERERERDRERERDRERDNDKEKERDRERASGWTPLTPQSQPLLPLPKPQSQPLLPLPTSLLGQPPAQPEPQPKALLQHPELRQAESQPDTKPPLQGLPPSPGAPQQTAGGQEQKQAFSFNAQEKDCKPEVEHRHSEPELTPSFLIPSSSPTPIPVPVCPRDRPPRDEPLERSASPAVVINSGQTGPKAEAKTDPELVKTDTEES
- the scaf8 gene encoding SR-related and CTD-associated factor 8 isoform X1, producing the protein MEAVKAFNGELYSLNEYKPPISKAKMTQITKSAIKAIKFYKHVVQSVEKFIQKCKPEYKVPGLYVIDSIVRQSRHQFGQEKDVFAPRFSKNIIATFQNLYRCPSDDKSKIVRVLNLWQKNSVFKSDIIQPLLDMAAGLPPPSVTPVTASSAVPVNNATPGTPATPATPANIVPSLPDWASQISNSDTMAAVAQILQSPQGQQLQQLVQSLQLQQQKPQPSLLQALDAGLVVQLQALTAQLTAAAAANTLNPLEQRVSSFNKKLLGQFDFGSESEPSEDTKSDAAPSQLPMVSESINSSLFHQLAEQLQQQNLEQFQKQILEHQQHQQKSIALESQESIFGPENSAPPAQSSVPAQLPEQEAKLDDSIDNQQQDMELDEGQDTVDEEMFESEEKKTSGTRSRTHSRSRSRSPKRRRSRSRSGSRKRKHRKRSRSRSRDRKRKSSRSYSSERRAREREKERQKKGLPPIRSKVLSVCSTTLWVGQVDKKATQQDLTNLFEEFGQIESINMIPPRGCAYICMVHRQDAYRARQKLSTGSFKIGSKVIKIAWALNKGVKQEYKQFWDVDLGVTYIPWEKVKLDDLDGFAEGGMIDQETVNSEWEAQRNTEAVKETQAQPAAAEATAVSSSQSEAFTQQVTMMPVQIPVAQTVPAVGLVPPTYPVTMAMPPPGFGPPPPFLRAGFNASQPPPGFMTTPGVAQSAVGTGLASAQAPLVQPSMSAAQEGNKDSTFAAIIPSANAIPASFMSSTIPGAGVFNAVGAQPQQANADKATPPTESIDTPAEITLQAGMQNAVRSGMGLLGMHPSASLSHPLTGQRMPGLLSLDLRPSLLQGAAARFPLLMQQGLAQQANSLLDASLQAQARARAPFSQVEHFNRTDGAFARTPNPTAGVTDGLDKGHNETPPSSDAGGQQEGDQDYRFPPPEKQSTGLLKTPPLEMRTEPAPVRPPLLERPPRAAMQTEARESAGRRDPLPGGFRAESRWGPPRGDFDERDTRGMSTGGHKGFQDERSNPSFQNRFDMRSGVASGGGGTAWNRGGGGGSLFSANMHQDFDDRRRPWERQKDRDDRDFRREVNGNRHSRERDRERERERDRDRGRDRNRDRERERERERERDRERERDRERDNDKEKERDRERASGWTPLTPQSQPLLPLPKPQSQPLLPLPTSLLGQPPAQPEPQPKALLQHPELRQAESQPDTKPPLQGLPPSPGAPQQTAGGQEQKQAFSFNAQEKDCKPEVEHRHSEPELTPSFLIPSSSPTPIPVPVCPRDRPPRDEPLERSASPAVVINSGQTGPKAEAKTDPELVKTDTEES